The proteins below are encoded in one region of Mangifera indica cultivar Alphonso chromosome 7, CATAS_Mindica_2.1, whole genome shotgun sequence:
- the LOC123220778 gene encoding putative disease resistance protein At1g50180: MEVVLEPVVSELFEGLFKILGSNEVRDFARQLVGGVDSKIKKLENKLQMVENLLRNAEDRQLMDKRVKVWLDNLQHWAYDAEDLLDEFAYKALRHKLKAEHQACSSKGFSSLPASFPSPFFAIYMGSKIKEINS; encoded by the coding sequence ATGGAAGTCGTTCTTGAGCCTGTCGTCTCCGAACTCTTTGAGGGGTTGTTTAAGATATTGGGGTCCAATGAAGTGCGGGACTTTGCCCGGCAACTCGTTGGAGGGGTAGATTCAAAGATCAAAAAGCTGGAGAACAAGTTGCAGATGGTTGAAAACCTTCTTCGCAATGCAGAAGACAGGCAGCTGATGGATAAACGCGTCAAAGTGTGGCTTGACAATCTTCAACACTGGGCTTATGATGCGGAGGATTTATTGGATGAGTTTGCCTACAAAGCTTTGCGACACAAACTGAAGGCAGAACACCAGGCTTGCTCTAGCAAAGGATTTAGCAGCCTCCCTGCTAGTTTCCCTAGTCCTTTCTTCGCTATCTACATGGGGTCCAAGATCAAAGAAATCAATAGCTGA